The proteins below are encoded in one region of Macrococcus armenti:
- a CDS encoding YeiH family protein, producing MKLRGIVLCISIAIAATCIGIFAPIVGSMVVSVLIGIIVGNTMNTELYNAGIKFSGKKLLQYAIILMGFTLSFKSAVQLGISSFPLIITSIVAALLVSYTLGSYLGVNTRIKTLIGVGTAICGGSAIAAASPIIKAKDEEIAFSITTIFLFNIIAVFIFPPLGHLLHFSDTGFGYFAGTAINDTSSVVAAGYAYSTSAGDTATIVKLVRALMIVPICLILVALQSSKDDFNIKQVFPWFILYFFLASVFASIVPVPQEAVKAIKVLSNFLMCTALAGIGLSVNLPKFFKIGSKPIALGAVTWMVVIMISLIMQKVLQIW from the coding sequence TTGAAATTAAGAGGAATCGTATTATGTATTTCTATCGCAATTGCCGCAACGTGTATTGGGATTTTTGCTCCGATTGTCGGAAGTATGGTCGTGAGTGTATTGATTGGAATAATTGTTGGAAATACTATGAATACTGAACTATATAATGCGGGAATTAAGTTTAGTGGTAAGAAACTATTGCAATATGCCATTATACTGATGGGTTTTACATTAAGTTTTAAATCTGCAGTGCAATTAGGAATATCTTCATTCCCGCTTATCATTACTAGTATCGTAGCCGCGTTGTTAGTGAGTTACACACTAGGCAGTTATCTCGGTGTCAATACACGTATTAAAACATTAATCGGGGTCGGTACAGCAATATGCGGGGGATCAGCAATTGCTGCAGCAAGTCCAATCATTAAAGCGAAAGACGAAGAGATTGCTTTTTCAATAACGACGATATTCCTATTTAATATTATTGCAGTATTTATCTTTCCGCCGTTAGGACATTTGCTGCACTTCAGTGACACGGGATTTGGATACTTTGCAGGTACAGCAATTAATGATACGAGCAGTGTCGTTGCTGCAGGCTATGCCTACAGTACATCAGCAGGTGATACTGCAACAATTGTAAAGCTCGTCCGCGCATTAATGATCGTGCCGATTTGCCTTATTTTAGTCGCATTGCAGTCAAGTAAGGATGACTTCAATATAAAACAAGTTTTTCCGTGGTTTATACTGTACTTCTTTTTAGCGAGTGTGTTTGCAAGTATCGTTCCGGTTCCTCAAGAAGCGGTTAAAGCGATTAAAGTGTTATCGAACTTTCTTATGTGTACAGCACTTGCAGGAATTGGACTCAGTGTAAACTTGCCTAAATTTTTCAAGATAGGCAGCAAACCTATCGCGCTCGGAGCTGTAACTTGGATGGTTGTTATTATGATAAGTTTAATTATGCAAAAAGTCTTACAAATATGGTAG
- the nrdD gene encoding anaerobic ribonucleoside-triphosphate reductase — MESLQDDLTHLINASSDVIHENANKDPKRFTTMRDLTAGTVARNIGLNMLPEHVRRAHRNGEIHFHDLDYHPYHPMTNCCLIDVAHMLKNGFIIGNAHVKPPQSIQTAAAQISQIIANVSSSQYGGCSIDRIDEVLSRYAHLNALKHTRDAEQFVLPQLQEDYVMRMTEKDIYDAMQSLEYEINTLYTSNGQTPFVTFGFGLGTDIYAKMIQRAILNIRIEGLGKEKVTAIFPKLVFSIKDGVNLKSADPNYDIKQLALQCSSKRMYPDILNYKALTQLIGDFKVPMGCRSFLNLYEEEGKAVNSGRCNLGVTTLNLPRIALEAKHTEQFMSLLKERLEIVKDACLYRIHRLKDATPENAPILYQHGAFSKSLCPDDDIMQLFTQRRATISIGYIGLYEVGTVLFHPNWEADEVALSFIENVLITMKQYAAQLTKQYNIQFSIYGTPSESLTHRFCTLDYEKFGEIEHVTDKGYYTNSFHYDTRKKVTPFEKLTFEQRFAKHSLGGFIHYCEYPDLKHNLKALETVWDYSYDKVGYLGTNLPIDKCFECGFEGEFNATEHGFMCPQCHNTNPETTDVIKRTCGYLGQPLKRPMIKGRHKEIQSRVKHMDAL; from the coding sequence ATAGAAAGTTTACAAGATGATCTTACGCATTTAATCAATGCATCAAGTGACGTCATACACGAGAATGCTAATAAAGATCCGAAACGCTTCACTACGATGCGTGACTTGACTGCTGGTACTGTCGCACGTAACATCGGATTAAATATGCTACCTGAGCATGTACGACGCGCACATAGAAACGGAGAGATTCACTTTCATGATTTGGATTATCATCCTTATCATCCGATGACAAACTGCTGCTTAATTGATGTAGCACATATGTTAAAAAATGGCTTCATTATCGGAAACGCACATGTTAAACCACCACAATCAATTCAAACAGCGGCCGCACAAATTAGCCAGATTATTGCGAATGTAAGCAGCAGCCAGTATGGTGGCTGTTCAATTGATCGCATCGATGAAGTGCTGAGTCGCTATGCACATCTTAATGCTTTGAAACATACACGCGATGCAGAACAATTCGTTTTACCACAATTACAAGAAGATTATGTTATGAGAATGACAGAAAAAGATATATATGATGCAATGCAATCACTGGAGTACGAAATCAATACTTTATATACAAGTAATGGCCAGACACCTTTTGTAACATTCGGATTCGGACTTGGTACGGATATATATGCTAAGATGATTCAGCGCGCAATACTCAATATTCGTATAGAAGGACTCGGCAAAGAGAAAGTAACTGCAATATTTCCTAAACTTGTATTCAGCATTAAAGATGGCGTCAATTTAAAATCAGCAGATCCGAATTACGACATTAAACAACTTGCACTGCAATGTTCATCAAAAAGGATGTACCCGGACATATTGAATTATAAGGCGCTAACCCAATTAATTGGTGACTTTAAAGTACCGATGGGCTGCCGTAGTTTCTTAAATTTATATGAAGAAGAAGGAAAGGCTGTTAATAGTGGTCGCTGTAATTTAGGTGTTACGACGTTGAATCTTCCAAGAATTGCTTTAGAAGCAAAGCATACAGAACAGTTCATGTCCTTATTAAAAGAGCGTTTAGAAATTGTTAAAGATGCATGTTTATATCGTATTCATCGCCTGAAAGATGCTACTCCTGAAAATGCACCGATACTTTATCAGCACGGTGCATTCAGTAAATCACTCTGTCCAGATGATGATATTATGCAACTTTTCACACAAAGACGAGCAACGATAAGTATCGGATATATCGGACTATATGAAGTCGGTACGGTTTTATTCCATCCGAACTGGGAAGCAGATGAGGTGGCTTTATCCTTTATAGAAAACGTATTGATAACGATGAAACAGTATGCAGCACAATTAACAAAGCAGTATAACATACAGTTCAGTATATATGGTACGCCAAGCGAATCACTCACACATCGTTTCTGCACTTTAGATTACGAAAAGTTCGGAGAGATTGAACATGTAACGGATAAAGGATATTACACGAACTCCTTCCACTACGATACGAGAAAGAAAGTTACTCCTTTTGAAAAGCTGACATTCGAACAGCGCTTTGCAAAACATTCATTAGGCGGCTTCATTCATTATTGTGAATATCCTGACTTAAAACATAATTTAAAAGCACTTGAGACAGTATGGGATTATTCATACGATAAAGTCGGATACTTAGGAACGAACTTACCGATTGATAAATGTTTTGAGTGTGGATTTGAAGGAGAATTCAATGCTACTGAACATGGTTTTATGTGTCCACAATGCCATAATACGAATCCTGAGACGACAGATGTGATTAAACGTACATGCGGTTACTTAGGTCAACCATTGAAACGACCGATGATTAAAGGACGCCATAAAGAAATACAATCTCGCGTTAAACATATGGATGCATTATGA
- a CDS encoding NUDIX hydrolase → MMWTKGKRINRHDYNVFHVVTTEFQYHDNRAAFYQIEAPNWVNVIAIYNQHVIMIKQYRIGSEAYSLELPGGIIETQHIDVAGVKELEEETGYTGEATLIGDMNPNPALFTNQLYTLFVAHAVQANKMATELFEDIEVIHVPIEEIHKKIAHGEITNALTIASFMQLNTRYPHFFNRCKHK, encoded by the coding sequence ATGATGTGGACGAAAGGAAAACGAATCAATCGACATGATTATAATGTGTTTCATGTCGTGACAACTGAGTTTCAGTATCATGATAATCGTGCTGCGTTTTACCAAATTGAAGCTCCGAACTGGGTAAATGTAATTGCGATATATAATCAGCACGTCATTATGATCAAACAATATCGTATTGGCAGCGAAGCATACAGTTTAGAATTGCCAGGGGGCATCATTGAAACACAGCATATTGACGTTGCCGGTGTGAAAGAACTTGAAGAAGAAACAGGATACACAGGTGAAGCCACGCTTATCGGAGATATGAATCCGAACCCTGCACTCTTCACAAATCAACTTTATACACTATTTGTCGCTCACGCAGTTCAGGCTAATAAAATGGCAACAGAGTTATTTGAAGATATAGAAGTCATACACGTTCCTATAGAAGAAATCCATAAAAAAATAGCGCATGGTGAAATTACCAATGCGCTGACGATTGCAAGTTTTATGCAGTTAAATACGAGATATCCGCATTTCTTTAACCGTTGTAAACACAAGTAA
- a CDS encoding EVE domain-containing protein, protein MSYFWLNCGYNRFNHFEDLMGQVSVFDSTVHFNPNEGYQAFKRATAGDRVLFYQVQNKIGLLGAGEVLKVEEPKRGQIKIHFKYDTKLAAYTKDYLVRDEKLKETIYGMKEQLLNPISQEDYEKIINVGQYKEKINRYFLMKEEIDFEPDTEYTIYVSNVNGMHRLGYKHYTEMQPEDKVIIYKTNPERGIYGIAEVVKEKHSNKPMPGRTDTTAVIIKYIEDIKPRTIYELDRELMLRAQYFLDEKWNESVTEITKNQYNAMLEPTDTPVVQNAPSINEVIEAAQYSARKVAYEKKLNATKPTQVVNQIPHVQSKASEQKLLHIFSLPKQYNGLETAIKFMKLDRNAVRAYVANDSWRIMNLYGDYVKESENYIYHRGIITEILASDISDTLMIENFEHLTVEQLKPLVYAAQGNTISLPVLEEQKRATIGPVGSDATFEVSENIMIIGITHLSIEEYKNKYSDDIVDCTKFYKY, encoded by the coding sequence GTGAGTTATTTCTGGTTGAATTGTGGATATAATAGATTTAATCATTTTGAAGATTTGATGGGGCAAGTGTCTGTTTTTGATTCGACAGTGCACTTTAATCCTAATGAAGGATATCAGGCATTTAAACGTGCAACGGCAGGAGATCGTGTACTCTTCTATCAAGTACAGAATAAAATTGGACTGCTCGGTGCAGGAGAAGTATTAAAAGTTGAAGAACCGAAGCGTGGCCAAATTAAAATACATTTCAAATATGATACGAAGCTTGCTGCCTATACGAAAGATTATTTAGTAAGAGATGAGAAGTTAAAAGAAACAATTTACGGGATGAAAGAACAACTCCTAAATCCGATATCACAGGAAGATTACGAAAAAATTATTAACGTTGGTCAGTATAAAGAGAAAATCAATCGTTATTTCCTCATGAAAGAAGAAATTGATTTTGAACCGGATACAGAATATACAATATACGTGAGTAATGTAAACGGAATGCATCGCCTTGGCTATAAACATTACACGGAAATGCAGCCGGAAGATAAAGTGATTATATATAAAACAAATCCGGAACGTGGTATATATGGAATTGCAGAAGTAGTGAAAGAAAAACATTCAAATAAGCCGATGCCAGGACGTACAGATACGACAGCAGTCATTATTAAATATATTGAAGATATCAAACCGCGAACAATATATGAGCTGGATCGCGAATTGATGTTACGCGCACAATACTTCCTGGATGAGAAGTGGAATGAATCTGTCACTGAAATAACTAAAAATCAATATAATGCAATGCTTGAACCTACAGATACACCCGTTGTACAAAATGCACCTTCAATTAATGAAGTAATAGAAGCGGCACAGTATAGTGCTAGGAAAGTGGCATATGAGAAGAAGTTAAATGCAACAAAGCCGACACAGGTGGTTAATCAAATACCGCACGTACAAAGTAAAGCATCAGAGCAGAAGTTATTGCACATATTTAGTTTGCCGAAGCAATACAATGGACTGGAAACGGCAATTAAATTTATGAAATTAGATAGAAATGCAGTAAGGGCTTATGTTGCGAATGATTCATGGCGTATAATGAATTTGTACGGCGACTATGTTAAAGAATCGGAAAATTATATTTATCATAGAGGAATTATTACTGAAATATTAGCGAGTGATATATCAGATACGTTAATGATAGAGAATTTTGAACATTTAACAGTAGAACAATTAAAACCTCTTGTATATGCAGCACAAGGAAATACAATATCACTACCTGTATTAGAAGAACAAAAAAGAGCGACGATAGGGCCTGTTGGAAGTGATGCTACTTTTGAAGTTTCGGAGAATATAATGATAATCGGTATTACGCATTTGTCGATTGAAGAATATAAAAATAAATATTCGGATGATATTGTAGATTGTACGAAGTTTTACAAATATTAA
- a CDS encoding alpha/beta fold hydrolase, which yields MELALTNNDVAIHFTIRGKGYPVVMLHGQFMNTSMFESFNDAFKEYQLIKIDLRGHGRSDKPTAINMEGYIEDVLSVLDKLFIKQAHFIGFGLGAMVAGTIAAKYPSYVNRLVLMSIGKYSYYEAEQKFHEKYASILRTLSRKQRNEVLMDYMYHDIKLVKKYYKRMTDTATGLTDKEENAVILSTIDFNVDDFKSINAPTLILNGKYDELVPQDEAQFIHQVIGNSRLITFLNSGHAMLFEEKERFENEVLDFFSEQ from the coding sequence ATGGAATTAGCATTAACAAATAATGATGTAGCAATCCATTTTACAATTAGAGGTAAAGGATACCCGGTTGTAATGCTGCATGGTCAATTTATGAATACATCAATGTTTGAATCATTTAACGATGCATTTAAGGAGTATCAACTCATTAAAATTGACTTACGTGGTCACGGGAGATCTGATAAACCGACGGCAATTAATATGGAGGGCTATATAGAAGATGTACTTTCTGTGCTTGATAAGTTGTTTATCAAACAGGCACACTTTATCGGTTTTGGCCTCGGTGCAATGGTAGCAGGTACAATCGCTGCGAAGTATCCGAGCTATGTAAATCGTCTCGTTTTAATGAGTATCGGTAAGTATAGCTACTATGAAGCTGAACAGAAATTTCACGAGAAGTATGCGAGTATACTCCGTACATTATCACGTAAACAGCGTAATGAAGTATTGATGGATTACATGTATCATGACATTAAACTCGTGAAAAAGTATTATAAACGCATGACGGATACTGCAACGGGTTTAACGGATAAAGAAGAGAATGCAGTAATTCTTTCTACGATAGATTTTAATGTAGATGACTTTAAAAGCATCAACGCACCGACGCTAATATTAAACGGAAAGTACGATGAGTTAGTACCTCAAGATGAAGCACAGTTTATTCATCAAGTAATCGGTAATAGTCGTTTGATTACGTTTTTAAATAGTGGTCATGCGATGCTGTTTGAAGAGAAAGAACGTTTTGAAAATGAAGTATTAGATTTTTTCAGTGAACAATAA
- a CDS encoding FecCD family ABC transporter permease, with product MKRNNILIALIVCLILCHLFYDNGVIGLSDPLNQSILLEVRLPRVIMGVVAGIVLSISGLAFQVILKNNLADSFSLGIASGASLGSAVGVIAGMSLVMIALSGVVMSLLTLLIVILLSMMIKVSHQSVWVVLSGLFINLFCSSVLYMLILFVPDKTRDIMNYLYGTLDNVTINEMFVVLPVSFAGILLLFYYHRPLELLSLGQEHALVLGLKTRFMYVLLTIASVMTAVLISYTGIIGFVGMVVPPFVRLFMKGNFINKMCTTALLGIIVVLLGDFLGKVIAPPVQIPVSVMMCIIGLPLLVFTTVKEMRISRI from the coding sequence ATGAAGCGAAATAATATTCTTATTGCACTGATTGTCTGTTTAATATTGTGCCACTTATTTTATGATAATGGCGTGATTGGCTTATCGGATCCACTTAATCAATCGATATTGCTGGAAGTACGACTGCCGAGAGTAATTATGGGAGTAGTTGCAGGGATAGTGTTATCCATTAGCGGCCTGGCATTCCAAGTTATACTTAAGAATAACCTCGCCGACAGTTTCTCATTAGGGATAGCGAGTGGTGCGAGCCTTGGGAGTGCAGTAGGTGTAATCGCAGGCATGTCACTTGTCATGATTGCGTTAAGTGGTGTTGTAATGAGCTTACTAACGTTGCTGATTGTTATATTACTCAGCATGATGATAAAAGTGAGCCATCAATCTGTATGGGTAGTGCTCTCTGGTTTGTTTATTAATTTATTCTGCTCGAGTGTACTATACATGCTCATTTTGTTCGTCCCGGATAAAACGCGTGACATTATGAATTATCTCTATGGTACATTGGATAACGTGACAATTAATGAAATGTTTGTCGTATTGCCGGTCAGTTTCGCCGGTATACTGCTTCTGTTTTATTATCATCGTCCGCTGGAACTGTTATCTTTAGGGCAGGAGCATGCGTTAGTATTAGGATTAAAAACACGGTTTATGTATGTATTATTAACGATTGCAAGTGTAATGACAGCGGTACTCATAAGTTATACCGGGATTATAGGATTTGTAGGGATGGTCGTCCCACCATTTGTCCGACTCTTTATGAAAGGCAACTTTATAAATAAGATGTGCACGACGGCATTACTCGGTATTATCGTCGTGCTGCTCGGAGATTTCCTGGGAAAAGTAATTGCACCACCTGTACAAATTCCTGTTAGTGTGATGATGTGTATCATCGGATTACCGTTACTTGTGTTTACAACGGTTAAAGAAATGCGGATATCTCGTATTTAA
- the nrdG gene encoding anaerobic ribonucleoside-triphosphate reductase activating protein, with the protein MSNIAKIMPASMVDGEGVRVSVYISGCSFHCPGCYNASIWDFNKGTPCSDVLIQEIMTLLDHDYIQGLSILGGEPLQNIELTRQLVRAVRENFGHRKDIWLWSGYMIEWILHSPYAQLLDEIDVLIDGPFVQSLYRHHLKFRGSLNQRIHYLTKKGAPFE; encoded by the coding sequence ATGAGCAACATCGCAAAGATAATGCCAGCCTCTATGGTTGATGGTGAAGGTGTGCGCGTCAGCGTATATATTTCAGGGTGCAGCTTTCACTGTCCCGGTTGTTACAATGCAAGTATATGGGATTTTAATAAAGGGACACCTTGCTCCGATGTGCTTATACAGGAAATTATGACGCTGCTCGATCACGACTATATACAGGGACTTTCCATACTTGGTGGAGAACCATTGCAGAATATTGAACTCACACGACAACTCGTACGCGCAGTACGTGAAAATTTTGGACACCGTAAAGATATATGGCTCTGGTCCGGCTATATGATTGAATGGATATTACACTCTCCATATGCACAGCTGTTAGACGAAATCGATGTCCTTATCGATGGTCCTTTTGTACAGTCACTATACAGACATCACTTGAAATTTAGAGGGTCATTAAATCAGAGAATACATTATTTAACGAAAAAAGGAGCCCCGTTTGAATGA
- a CDS encoding class I SAM-dependent methyltransferase — protein sequence MDKQYDDDTLFQKYSEMERSKYGLEAAGEWESFKAMMPDLEGRAVLDLGCGYGWHCQYAVESGASKVVGIDVSEKMLARAATQPDAHKITFLEQSMDELDFEPHEFEVVMSSLAIHYMPSFKDVVEQVKEVLTINGTFIFSIEHPVYTAEGSEEWVYDEAGNKLHWPVDNYYKEGERETNFLGEEVRKYHRTLSHYLSVLIDNNFVIKGIEEPEPSERMTEEDPEMKHELRRPMMLIISARRK from the coding sequence ATGGATAAACAATATGATGACGACACCTTATTTCAAAAATATAGCGAGATGGAACGTTCGAAGTACGGCCTAGAAGCTGCCGGAGAATGGGAATCGTTCAAAGCGATGATGCCGGACTTAGAAGGCCGTGCTGTACTGGATCTAGGCTGTGGTTACGGCTGGCATTGTCAGTATGCAGTAGAATCCGGTGCATCTAAAGTAGTCGGAATTGATGTATCAGAGAAAATGTTAGCACGTGCAGCAACACAACCAGATGCACATAAGATTACATTTCTTGAACAGTCTATGGATGAACTTGACTTTGAGCCACATGAGTTTGAAGTTGTAATGAGTTCACTTGCGATACACTATATGCCATCATTCAAAGACGTGGTAGAACAAGTAAAAGAAGTGCTGACAATCAATGGTACATTTATATTCAGTATTGAACATCCTGTATACACAGCGGAAGGTTCAGAAGAATGGGTGTATGATGAAGCGGGGAATAAATTGCACTGGCCGGTCGATAACTATTATAAGGAAGGTGAACGTGAAACGAATTTCTTAGGGGAGGAAGTTCGTAAATACCACCGTACGTTATCGCATTACTTAAGCGTGCTCATTGATAACAACTTTGTTATAAAAGGCATTGAGGAACCGGAACCATCTGAACGTATGACTGAAGAGGATCCAGAGATGAAGCATGAACTACGTCGACCGATGATGTTAATCATATCAGCTAGAAGAAAGTAA
- the trhA gene encoding PAQR family membrane homeostasis protein TrhA, whose protein sequence is MKPTAPKYNFSDIKQLKFGEEIGNSVSHGVPALLILISLPYFAVKSYIQHDAMFSFGISVFLISIFLMFISSAIYHLMPPKSIHKFVMRIIDHAMIYIAIAGTYTPVALNLVGGSLGISIMIIQWTITIAGIIYKSTAKHVNPKVSLALYLIMGWLGVILFPSLITKASVTFILLIIAGGLMYTIGAWFYAQKNRHYFHMIWHFFIILGALCHFIALLYFIK, encoded by the coding sequence ATGAAACCTACAGCACCTAAATACAATTTTAGTGATATTAAGCAACTTAAGTTTGGTGAAGAAATCGGTAATTCTGTTTCACACGGGGTTCCTGCTTTATTAATATTAATCTCACTGCCTTATTTCGCAGTTAAATCGTATATTCAGCATGATGCCATGTTCTCATTTGGTATCAGCGTATTTTTAATCAGCATATTTTTAATGTTTATTTCATCTGCAATTTATCATTTAATGCCACCTAAATCTATTCACAAATTTGTAATGCGCATTATAGACCACGCTATGATTTACATCGCTATTGCCGGTACATATACACCTGTAGCACTCAATTTAGTTGGTGGATCACTTGGCATTTCTATTATGATAATTCAATGGACAATTACAATTGCTGGAATTATTTACAAATCTACAGCGAAGCATGTAAATCCAAAAGTAAGCCTCGCACTCTATTTAATTATGGGATGGCTAGGTGTGATCCTCTTCCCTTCATTAATTACTAAAGCTAGCGTAACGTTTATACTATTAATAATTGCTGGTGGATTGATGTATACAATCGGTGCATGGTTTTATGCCCAGAAAAATAGACACTATTTCCATATGATTTGGCATTTTTTTATAATATTAGGTGCGCTCTGTCACTTTATCGCATTGTTATATTTCATTAAATAA
- a CDS encoding thermonuclease family protein produces the protein MLKILLLFFTLNLAIPYNDMPKIPVTYNHAIDGDTISVKVNNRTKTVRLLLIDTPESKKPNTPVQPYAIEAARYTESLVKTCDLSIQYDSKGKTDKYGRDLVYLYCGNTMVNEQLVRQGYARVGYIYQQKDHLDRLLQAERIAKSEKLKIWSIDGFVNRDGEGFNTTKEAQQKESDIMEMIRESLHRILDAAIDGLIKGIKSVFS, from the coding sequence ATGTTGAAGATTTTATTATTATTTTTTACTTTAAATTTAGCTATACCATATAATGATATGCCTAAAATTCCCGTCACTTACAATCATGCAATTGACGGAGATACTATTTCGGTCAAAGTAAATAATCGTACTAAAACTGTTCGTTTATTACTGATTGATACGCCAGAATCAAAAAAGCCGAATACACCGGTGCAACCTTATGCAATTGAGGCCGCACGTTACACAGAATCGCTCGTTAAAACGTGTGACTTAAGCATCCAATATGATTCAAAAGGAAAAACCGATAAATATGGTCGTGACCTCGTCTATTTATATTGTGGTAATACTATGGTAAATGAACAGCTCGTTCGCCAAGGTTACGCACGTGTTGGGTATATATATCAGCAGAAAGACCATTTAGATCGATTATTGCAGGCAGAACGTATCGCAAAGTCTGAAAAGTTAAAAATATGGTCGATTGACGGCTTTGTAAATCGCGATGGTGAAGGATTTAACACAACAAAAGAAGCGCAGCAAAAAGAATCAGATATTATGGAGATGATTCGAGAATCTCTTCATCGTATATTAGATGCAGCAATTGATGGGTTAATTAAAGGCATTAAATCTGTCTTTTCATAA
- a CDS encoding LysM peptidoglycan-binding domain-containing protein, translating into MKKKLLFAATTATAAATAYSYQADAAEHKVSAGESLWSIANQYNISVAQLKSLNNLSSNLIFPNQSLKISGSASNTRPVVVQSNNRPASQSGSTYKVVAGDSLSLIANRYNTSVNEIMRLNNLNGYLIFPGQRLKVSGTTVSAPSRVTTVPNSGNRSTSVHTVQSGEYLSLIANRYGITVAQLKSWNGLTSDIIYPNQRLTVKAGTTQTTTQVQTNVSRSPVTTVVTNNVSPVFYHSNLYDLGQCTWHVFNKRAAIGKGISTYWWHARNWANGAIKDGYTVNRTPAYGAIAQTSDGYYGHVAFVERVNADGTVLVSEMNYATAPGVIGYRTLNQWQLSRYVFIH; encoded by the coding sequence ATGAAGAAGAAATTACTCTTTGCAGCTACGACAGCTACTGCAGCTGCTACTGCATATTCTTATCAGGCAGACGCAGCGGAACATAAAGTTAGCGCTGGAGAATCGCTTTGGTCAATCGCAAATCAATACAATATTTCAGTTGCGCAACTAAAGTCGTTAAATAACTTATCTTCAAACTTGATTTTCCCGAATCAATCATTAAAGATATCTGGTTCAGCGAGCAATACTAGACCTGTAGTTGTTCAATCAAATAATCGCCCGGCATCGCAATCAGGAAGTACATATAAGGTAGTAGCGGGGGATAGTTTATCATTAATCGCAAATCGTTATAACACGTCCGTAAACGAAATTATGCGTTTGAATAACTTAAATGGTTATTTAATTTTCCCTGGCCAGCGTTTAAAAGTATCTGGTACAACTGTAAGTGCACCATCAAGAGTAACGACTGTACCAAATAGCGGCAATAGAAGTACTTCTGTTCATACCGTTCAGTCAGGCGAGTATTTATCGTTAATTGCAAATCGATATGGTATTACAGTTGCTCAACTAAAATCTTGGAATGGATTGACATCTGATATTATTTATCCGAACCAAAGATTAACAGTTAAAGCTGGTACAACACAAACGACTACACAAGTACAGACAAACGTTTCACGTTCACCAGTTACTACAGTAGTAACAAATAATGTTTCTCCTGTTTTTTATCACTCGAACCTTTATGATTTAGGCCAATGTACATGGCATGTATTTAACAAGCGTGCTGCAATTGGTAAAGGGATTTCAACGTATTGGTGGCATGCACGTAACTGGGCGAATGGTGCGATTAAAGACGGTTATACAGTAAACAGAACACCTGCTTACGGTGCGATTGCACAAACATCTGATGGTTACTATGGACATGTTGCATTTGTTGAACGTGTTAATGCAGACGGAACAGTTCTTGTTTCAGAGATGAACTACGCAACTGCACCTGGTGTAATTGGATATCGTACTTTAAATCAATGGCAATTATCAAGATACGTATTTATTCATTAA